A DNA window from Azotosporobacter soli contains the following coding sequences:
- a CDS encoding DMT family transporter: MNGLYLLVCFIGGAALAFQASVNSEVGRRIGTLEVACLAYGVGTLALAAAVYFGGQGNFAALLTLPKWKWFAGLLGATYIFIIVLSVPKIGVAPAIIATIAGQLFLSTVIDHFGLFGNALTPVNGSRIVALGLMLLATYLFYKD; the protein is encoded by the coding sequence ATGAACGGATTGTATCTGCTTGTTTGTTTTATCGGCGGAGCGGCGCTTGCGTTTCAGGCGAGCGTGAACAGCGAAGTCGGACGAAGAATCGGTACGCTCGAAGTGGCCTGTCTTGCCTATGGCGTCGGTACGCTAGCGCTGGCCGCGGCGGTTTATTTCGGCGGTCAGGGAAATTTTGCGGCGTTATTGACGCTGCCGAAATGGAAATGGTTTGCCGGTCTGCTGGGCGCGACGTATATCTTTATTATCGTGCTCTCCGTGCCCAAGATCGGCGTTGCGCCGGCGATCATCGCGACCATTGCCGGACAGCTTTTTTTGAGCACGGTCATCGACCATTTCGGCCTGTTCGGCAATGCGCTCACGCCGGTAAACGGCAGCCGAATCGTAGCGCTTGGGTTGATGCTGTTGGCGACGTATCTTTTTTATAAGGACTGA
- a CDS encoding nitroreductase family protein, which yields MTREFMQAVKERRTFYGIGKEIKVGEERISSLIEEAVKHTPSSFNSQSARVVVLFGAQHDALWNLTKDALRKVVPADSFAATEAKIDSFAAGYGTVLYFEDMSVIEGLQNKFPLYSENFPIWSLQSSGMLQHVIWTALEGEGLGASLQHYNPLIDNAVKERWNIPAEWKLLAEMPFGQPTAQPGEKEFQPLETRLRVYR from the coding sequence ATGACACGTGAATTTATGCAAGCAGTGAAAGAACGCCGGACGTTTTATGGCATCGGCAAAGAGATCAAGGTAGGCGAAGAGAGGATCAGCTCGCTGATTGAAGAAGCGGTCAAACATACGCCGTCCTCGTTTAATTCGCAAAGCGCGCGCGTGGTCGTGCTCTTCGGCGCACAGCACGATGCGCTATGGAATCTGACAAAGGATGCGCTGCGCAAGGTGGTCCCAGCGGACAGCTTTGCCGCGACGGAAGCGAAGATCGATTCCTTTGCCGCCGGGTATGGAACGGTGCTCTATTTTGAAGATATGAGCGTGATCGAGGGGCTGCAAAACAAATTCCCGCTTTACAGCGAGAATTTCCCGATCTGGTCGCTACAGTCTTCCGGCATGCTGCAACATGTGATCTGGACCGCGCTGGAAGGCGAAGGCTTGGGCGCATCGCTGCAACATTACAATCCGCTGATTGATAATGCGGTAAAAGAACGCTGGAATATACCGGCCGAGTGGAAACTGTTGGCTGAAATGCCTTTTGGCCAGCCAACCGCACAACCGGGCGAAAAAGAATTTCAGCCGCTGGAAACGAGGCTGCGCGTGTATCGCTAA
- a CDS encoding MFS transporter, which yields MKPSQFRWKLAALMFLISFIAYMDRVNLSVATPLLMKEFAFTKMDMGMIQTAFFIGYSIMQIPGGIMAEYFGHRRIVAIAVIWWSLFTSLTIVGHSLFSFIIIRALFGMGEGPVFPAFSNFVYKWFNKSEKGTGMSYTLVGAFIGPVFGPAATVALTLAWGWQASFLVFGLIGLLLAGAWYYFAPNTPRSSRFVNEAELQHIEDGVDTQEAEKKELAPWKDFLTSSQFWAIGIQYFITDYIMYVFLAWLPLYLMEAQNFSLAKMGMAASLPWALLCIFTFGSGYLSDKLIARGLAKSKARTLFGSVGLLFCCIALYLGAVATDPYMNVLWLTLSLGSLGFTFSASWAACIDIGGKFSGSVSGWMNFWGNVGGIAAPTATAWIATNYGWQAAILATAASAVIGILAWLAVKPDIPLVRKEQPSWEKAV from the coding sequence TTGAAACCGTCTCAATTCCGCTGGAAATTAGCCGCTTTGATGTTCCTGATCAGTTTTATCGCCTATATGGACCGCGTCAACTTATCGGTCGCCACCCCGCTCCTAATGAAAGAATTTGCCTTCACTAAAATGGACATGGGTATGATTCAAACGGCCTTTTTTATCGGTTATTCGATTATGCAGATTCCCGGCGGCATCATGGCCGAATATTTTGGTCATCGCCGCATTGTTGCGATCGCGGTCATCTGGTGGTCGTTGTTTACCTCGCTGACGATCGTCGGTCACAGCCTCTTTTCTTTTATCATCATCCGCGCCCTCTTCGGCATGGGCGAAGGCCCGGTTTTTCCCGCTTTCAGCAATTTTGTCTACAAATGGTTCAACAAATCGGAAAAAGGTACTGGCATGTCTTATACGCTGGTCGGCGCTTTCATCGGCCCGGTCTTCGGCCCGGCCGCAACGGTCGCCCTGACGCTCGCCTGGGGCTGGCAGGCCTCGTTCCTCGTCTTCGGGCTAATCGGACTGCTTCTCGCCGGAGCCTGGTATTATTTTGCGCCCAATACGCCGCGTTCCAGCCGTTTTGTCAACGAAGCCGAACTGCAGCACATCGAGGACGGCGTGGATACGCAGGAAGCAGAGAAAAAGGAACTCGCACCCTGGAAAGACTTCCTGACTTCGAGTCAATTCTGGGCGATCGGCATTCAATATTTCATCACCGACTACATCATGTACGTCTTTTTGGCCTGGCTGCCGCTTTACCTGATGGAAGCGCAAAATTTCTCACTGGCTAAGATGGGCATGGCCGCTTCACTCCCCTGGGCGCTCTTGTGCATCTTCACCTTCGGCAGCGGCTATCTCAGCGACAAGCTGATCGCGCGCGGTCTCGCCAAATCGAAGGCACGCACGCTGTTCGGCTCGGTCGGCCTGCTCTTTTGCTGCATCGCGCTCTATCTCGGCGCGGTTGCAACCGATCCGTATATGAACGTCCTTTGGCTGACGCTCTCACTCGGTTCGCTCGGTTTTACCTTTAGCGCCTCCTGGGCGGCCTGTATCGACATCGGCGGCAAGTTTTCCGGTTCGGTGTCCGGCTGGATGAATTTTTGGGGCAACGTCGGCGGCATCGCCGCACCGACCGCAACCGCCTGGATTGCGACGAACTACGGCTGGCAGGCGGCCATCTTGGCTACCGCGGCGTCCGCAGTAATCGGCATCCTGGCCTGGTTAGCCGTAAAGCCAGATATCCCGCTCGTTCGCAAAGAACAACCTTCCTGGGAAAAAGCCGTGTAA
- a CDS encoding MarR family winged helix-turn-helix transcriptional regulator: MEELTEQLFEFYNGFSTWESSVIRASDLSVSEAHAIEILGEHGRMNMKTLAEKLGVTTGTTTVTVDRLERKDYARREALKEDRRVNLISLSEKGKQAFLEHHRYHVQLTEQIAAVLSVEEVTQLHSLLQKINREVF, from the coding sequence ATGGAAGAACTTACAGAGCAGTTGTTCGAGTTTTATAATGGCTTTTCAACCTGGGAAAGCTCGGTGATCCGGGCCAGTGACCTGTCGGTATCAGAAGCGCATGCGATTGAAATTCTTGGCGAGCATGGCCGGATGAATATGAAGACGCTGGCCGAGAAGCTCGGCGTCACGACAGGAACGACGACGGTGACGGTCGACCGTCTGGAGCGCAAAGACTATGCGCGGCGCGAAGCGTTAAAAGAAGACCGGCGAGTGAATCTGATTTCTCTTTCGGAAAAAGGCAAGCAGGCGTTTCTCGAACATCACCGCTACCATGTGCAGCTGACGGAGCAGATCGCAGCGGTGTTGTCGGTAGAGGAAGTTACGCAACTCCATTCTTTATTGCAAAAAATTAACCGGGAAGTATTTTAG
- a CDS encoding ABC transporter permease produces the protein MKKPITGIWHLYGIVIFFGVWYAVAAALQQPIIPSPWVVLENLAGIFFAKIALHSVYSLWRIVAGVVLSVLIGIPLGLGMGYFPSWDRALSPLVYLTYPVPKIAMLPVLMLLCGLGETSKILMIFLIIVFQVVIAVRDSVKGIPKETYYPLYSLGAGYAAILREILIPASLPKFLTSLRIAMATAISVLFFTETFGTQYGMGYFIMDAWMRVDYLEMYSGIVVLSSMGLVLFALLDELEKRCCAWQYK, from the coding sequence ATGAAGAAACCAATAACGGGCATTTGGCATCTCTACGGCATCGTAATCTTTTTCGGCGTTTGGTATGCGGTCGCCGCCGCGTTGCAGCAGCCAATCATCCCGTCGCCCTGGGTCGTGCTGGAGAATCTGGCCGGAATTTTTTTCGCGAAAATCGCGCTGCACAGCGTGTACAGTTTATGGCGGATCGTCGCCGGCGTTGTCCTGTCGGTGCTGATCGGCATTCCGCTCGGCCTTGGTATGGGCTACTTCCCCAGTTGGGATCGGGCGCTGTCGCCGCTTGTTTATCTGACCTATCCGGTGCCGAAGATTGCAATGCTGCCGGTTCTGATGCTGCTTTGCGGCTTAGGGGAAACGTCGAAGATTTTGATGATATTTCTTATCATCGTCTTTCAGGTCGTGATCGCGGTGCGCGACAGTGTGAAAGGCATTCCGAAAGAAACCTATTATCCGCTCTATTCGTTGGGCGCAGGCTATGCGGCGATCCTGCGCGAGATCTTGATTCCGGCGTCGCTGCCGAAATTTCTGACCTCGCTGCGCATTGCGATGGCGACCGCGATATCGGTGCTGTTTTTTACCGAGACGTTCGGTACGCAGTACGGAATGGGCTATTTCATCATGGATGCCTGGATGCGCGTCGATTATCTCGAGATGTATTCGGGCATTGTCGTGCTGAGCAGCATGGGGCTGGTGCTCTTCGCGCTGCTTGATGAACTGGAGAAACGCTGCTGCGCCTGGCAGTATAAATAG
- a CDS encoding glycoside hydrolase family 1 protein — protein MKQTQLQFPDGFLWGGAVAANQCEGAYNEDGKGLSTQDIAPRGIMGPITAEPTADNMKLIGIDFYHRYKDDIKLFAELGFKTFRTSIAWSRIFPNGDDAEANEKGLEFYDNLFDECLKYGIEPLVTISHYETPLHLSKTYDGWVNRKLIGFYERYVRTIFARYKDKVKYWITFNEINSVLHAPYMSGGIFTDKEKLSQQDLYQAIHHEFVASALAVKIGHEMLPGAKFGCMILGVPNYPLTAHPADMLATLRQDREILFFSDVQVRGAYPRYMERYFRENGIAIAMEPGDAEILQHTVDFISFSYYMSSCATADPEKKRGPGNILSGVPNPYLKASDWGWQIDPQGLRYFLNLLYDRYQRPLFIVENGLGAVDELVTDASGKQTVLDDYRIKYLQDHLLQVAEAIADGVELIGYTTWGCIDLVSASTAELRKRYGFIYVDRHDDGSGSLARYKKKSFAWYQQVIASNGQSLFEKE, from the coding sequence ATGAAACAGACGCAACTACAATTTCCGGACGGCTTTTTGTGGGGCGGCGCCGTCGCCGCCAATCAGTGCGAGGGCGCTTATAATGAAGACGGCAAGGGACTGTCGACGCAGGACATCGCGCCGCGCGGCATCATGGGGCCGATTACCGCCGAACCGACCGCCGACAATATGAAGCTGATCGGCATTGATTTTTATCATCGTTATAAAGACGATATTAAGCTGTTTGCCGAACTCGGCTTCAAGACATTTCGCACCTCGATCGCCTGGTCGCGGATCTTTCCGAACGGCGACGACGCTGAAGCGAATGAAAAGGGACTCGAGTTTTACGACAATCTGTTTGACGAATGTCTGAAATACGGCATCGAGCCGCTGGTCACGATCTCGCATTACGAAACGCCGCTCCATCTGTCAAAAACCTATGACGGCTGGGTGAATCGCAAGCTGATCGGCTTTTATGAACGGTATGTGCGGACGATTTTTGCCCGCTATAAGGACAAGGTCAAGTACTGGATCACCTTCAACGAAATCAATTCGGTGCTGCACGCTCCCTATATGAGCGGCGGCATCTTCACCGACAAAGAAAAGTTGTCGCAACAGGATTTGTACCAGGCGATCCACCATGAATTCGTCGCCAGCGCTTTGGCCGTTAAAATCGGCCACGAAATGCTGCCCGGCGCGAAATTCGGTTGTATGATCCTGGGCGTGCCGAACTATCCGCTGACCGCACACCCGGCCGACATGCTGGCGACGCTGCGGCAGGACCGGGAGATTCTCTTCTTCTCCGACGTTCAGGTGCGCGGCGCTTATCCGCGTTATATGGAACGCTATTTCAGAGAAAACGGCATTGCGATTGCGATGGAACCCGGCGATGCTGAAATTTTGCAACACACCGTTGATTTCATCTCGTTCAGCTATTACATGAGTTCGTGCGCGACCGCTGATCCGGAAAAGAAACGCGGCCCGGGCAACATCCTCTCCGGCGTTCCGAATCCGTATCTGAAAGCTTCAGACTGGGGCTGGCAGATCGATCCGCAGGGACTGCGTTATTTTCTCAATCTTTTATATGACCGCTATCAGCGTCCGCTCTTCATTGTGGAAAACGGCCTAGGCGCGGTCGACGAACTGGTCACCGATGCAAGCGGCAAGCAGACCGTACTCGACGATTACCGGATCAAGTATCTGCAGGATCATTTGCTTCAAGTCGCGGAAGCGATCGCCGACGGCGTCGAGCTGATCGGTTATACCACCTGGGGCTGCATCGATCTTGTCAGCGCTTCGACCGCGGAGCTGCGGAAACGCTACGGCTTCATCTATGTCGACCGTCACGACGACGGCAGCGGCAGTCTGGCACGCTACAAGAAAAAAAGTTTCGCCTGGTATCAACAAGTCATCGCCAGCAACGGGCAAAGCCTGTTCGAAAAAGAATAA
- a CDS encoding AraC family transcriptional regulator gives MSSRHMMNINKAINYIYANLDKNLSVEEIAAQGYFSKYHFNRVFKGSVGENIYSFIKRMKLERAAFMLKTAPHKSITDIAVEAGYSSSNFASAFRQYFGVSASAFRREQQMPLKDSFSIVIQHIQNLKKNEHIFKELDKKIKLKRIAELNLSYKRVICNYTRDLETAWCSFCTELEEKQLLKENTCFIGISYDDPLLTVDEDRCIYDMCVALEETAGYDEHNIKEGLYACYAFQDEAAKLILTFNEIFSLWLPFCRYELEDKPTLEIYRSGIDEDGKISLEICIPIKNG, from the coding sequence TTGTCTAGCCGCCATATGATGAACATAAATAAAGCGATCAATTACATTTATGCGAATCTGGATAAAAACTTGAGCGTAGAAGAAATTGCCGCACAAGGCTATTTTTCAAAATATCATTTTAATCGCGTGTTCAAGGGCAGCGTTGGAGAAAATATTTATTCGTTTATTAAACGAATGAAGTTGGAGCGGGCCGCGTTCATGCTAAAGACCGCACCGCATAAGTCGATAACTGATATTGCCGTCGAGGCCGGCTACAGTTCTTCTAACTTTGCGTCGGCTTTTAGGCAATATTTTGGCGTAAGTGCATCCGCGTTTCGGCGAGAGCAGCAAATGCCGTTAAAAGATTCATTTTCCATTGTCATACAACACATTCAGAATTTGAAAAAGAATGAGCATATCTTTAAAGAACTGGATAAAAAAATAAAACTGAAACGAATCGCAGAATTGAATCTCTCCTATAAGCGGGTCATTTGCAATTATACGCGCGACCTGGAGACTGCATGGTGCAGTTTTTGCACGGAACTGGAAGAAAAACAATTGCTGAAGGAAAACACATGCTTTATCGGCATTTCTTATGATGATCCGCTGCTGACGGTGGATGAAGACCGTTGCATCTATGATATGTGTGTCGCGCTCGAGGAAACGGCAGGATATGATGAGCACAACATTAAAGAAGGCTTGTATGCATGCTATGCGTTTCAGGACGAAGCGGCAAAGCTGATCTTGACGTTCAATGAAATTTTTTCCTTGTGGCTGCCGTTTTGCCGTTATGAATTAGAGGATAAGCCGACTTTGGAAATATACCGGTCCGGCATAGACGAAGACGGCAAGATCAGCCTGGAAATTTGCATTCCCATCAAAAACGGTTAA
- a CDS encoding pirin family protein → MLKRYPAAEHGKADHGWLKSLFHFSFADYHNPERMQFGALRVVNDDLLTSGGGFDMHPHRNMEIISYVVDGELTHGDSLGNRNTIGRGEIQYMSAGSGVLHSEYNQGKDTLRFVQIWIVPQQTGLEPRYGDQRFLWQARENRLLHLAAPQGGGAPVEIGADANLYAATLDAGKTLNVSVKKERQAYLLLLEGNLEVNGVELKARDALESVAEDLALRSSEDSHFLVIEMAKD, encoded by the coding sequence ATGCTAAAACGATATCCGGCAGCGGAGCACGGCAAGGCCGACCACGGCTGGTTGAAAAGTCTATTTCATTTTTCCTTTGCCGATTATCATAATCCGGAGCGCATGCAGTTCGGCGCGCTGCGCGTCGTGAATGACGATTTGTTGACGTCGGGTGGCGGATTCGACATGCATCCGCACCGGAACATGGAGATCATTTCGTACGTCGTGGACGGCGAACTGACGCACGGCGACAGTTTGGGAAACCGCAATACGATCGGGCGGGGCGAGATTCAATATATGAGCGCCGGCAGCGGCGTGCTGCACAGTGAATACAACCAGGGTAAGGACACGCTGCGTTTTGTGCAGATTTGGATCGTGCCGCAGCAGACCGGACTCGAACCGCGTTATGGCGATCAACGCTTTTTGTGGCAGGCGAGAGAAAATCGTCTCTTGCATCTGGCAGCGCCGCAAGGCGGCGGGGCTCCGGTGGAAATCGGCGCGGACGCCAATCTGTATGCGGCAACGCTAGACGCCGGAAAAACATTGAATGTGTCGGTGAAAAAAGAGCGGCAAGCGTATTTGCTGTTGCTGGAAGGAAACCTTGAAGTCAACGGCGTGGAGCTTAAAGCGCGCGACGCGCTGGAAAGCGTCGCAGAAGATTTGGCGCTTCGCAGCAGCGAGGACTCACATTTCCTAGTGATTGAAATGGCCAAAGACTAA
- a CDS encoding pentapeptide repeat-containing protein: MGRRIPLKKITQADFNQSFAAHQNGVQLHFKNCDLNGLDLSGKKFASIIFEDCNLNDVDLSSTVIEIGEFKNCLLIGVNFEKADLVNVEFIGCAMQKVNLSHVRIEGVGIKESNLANASLKSSEIEYSDANVFKDVNLHGADLSGTKIGWFSGEKINFEKANLADSSISESQLMNCNFTEASLANSSMYSVAFVDCKMDKSILATAKIENVMFKETQLNDADFEQAEIAYGSFSDSNLDGANFKDASLSSVNEFRNVSMAETDFTGASFSEDSNLYEVDIATAKGLPPEVRQKAAGATKDATPVVLPVDQAQAALAEYQREITLFTARYMGSEVNAEVDGKIAQAMLQQGYFSEDIVAAIAAHSPNPQNRMQQPGVYAANVLRKAERKSHQK, encoded by the coding sequence ATGGGGAGACGTATTCCTTTAAAAAAAATAACGCAGGCCGATTTTAACCAATCGTTTGCCGCGCATCAAAATGGAGTGCAACTTCATTTTAAAAACTGTGATTTGAACGGGTTGGATCTATCGGGAAAAAAATTTGCCAGCATTATTTTTGAAGATTGCAATCTGAATGACGTCGATTTAAGCAGTACGGTGATTGAAATCGGTGAGTTTAAAAATTGCCTCTTAATCGGCGTGAATTTCGAAAAAGCGGATTTGGTCAATGTCGAATTCATCGGTTGTGCGATGCAGAAAGTCAATTTGTCACATGTTCGCATTGAAGGCGTCGGCATCAAAGAAAGCAACCTGGCCAACGCTTCCTTAAAAAGCAGCGAGATCGAATACAGCGATGCCAATGTTTTTAAGGACGTTAATTTGCATGGCGCTGACTTGAGCGGCACGAAAATCGGCTGGTTTTCCGGCGAGAAAATCAACTTTGAAAAGGCGAATCTGGCCGATTCGAGCATTAGCGAAAGCCAACTGATGAACTGCAATTTTACCGAGGCGTCGCTGGCCAATTCATCGATGTATTCGGTGGCGTTCGTCGATTGCAAGATGGACAAATCAATTCTGGCAACGGCCAAGATTGAAAATGTGATGTTCAAAGAAACGCAGCTAAACGATGCCGACTTTGAACAGGCTGAAATTGCCTACGGCAGTTTTTCCGACAGCAATTTGGACGGTGCGAATTTTAAAGACGCCTCTTTAAGCAGCGTCAATGAATTTCGCAATGTAAGCATGGCGGAGACTGACTTTACCGGCGCCAGCTTCAGCGAGGATTCAAATCTGTATGAAGTGGATATAGCGACAGCCAAAGGCTTGCCGCCCGAAGTGCGGCAGAAGGCGGCGGGCGCAACAAAAGACGCAACGCCGGTCGTGCTGCCGGTCGATCAGGCGCAGGCGGCGCTGGCGGAGTATCAGCGCGAGATCACGCTGTTCACGGCGCGCTACATGGGCAGCGAAGTGAACGCCGAAGTGGACGGAAAAATTGCGCAAGCGATGCTGCAGCAGGGCTATTTCAGCGAAGACATTGTGGCGGCGATTGCGGCGCATTCGCCCAATCCGCAAAACCGGATGCAGCAGCCCGGCGTCTATGCGGCCAATGTGCTGCGCAAGGCGGAGCGGAAAAGTCATCAAAAATGA
- a CDS encoding L-lactate dehydrogenase, with protein sequence MQKRNKLAIVGVGNVGTAVLNCALSFNLAADIALIDIIEKKAIGEALDAAHGTPFTYSPSVHVHAGGFEECKDADVIIIAAGPSIMPGEKTDRLLLAERNVKTIKDVMTQITQYTKEAVIIMITNPLDVTLFYAQNAFGYPKEKILGTGTTLETARLRRILADRYCVDPKNVHGYMLGEHGNSAFPAWSLINVAGIPAEKLDDYFAAPDKLDKEKVGSQVVQVAYEVLNNKGCTNSGIAMVACRIARAVLYDEKTVFPVSTTLEGEYGIRNVALSLPCVVDARGVSRRLEVPLQAEEIERLKSSAANLTQVLQSVGLA encoded by the coding sequence ATGCAGAAACGAAACAAATTGGCCATCGTCGGCGTGGGGAATGTCGGCACGGCGGTATTAAACTGTGCGCTGTCTTTTAATTTGGCGGCGGATATTGCACTAATTGACATCATTGAAAAAAAGGCAATCGGCGAGGCGCTCGATGCGGCGCATGGAACGCCGTTCACCTACAGTCCGAGTGTACATGTGCATGCCGGAGGCTTTGAAGAATGCAAGGATGCCGATGTGATCATCATCGCGGCGGGGCCAAGCATCATGCCGGGCGAAAAAACGGACCGCCTGCTCTTGGCCGAGCGGAACGTAAAGACGATCAAGGACGTGATGACGCAAATCACGCAGTATACGAAAGAGGCGGTGATCATCATGATCACCAATCCGCTCGATGTGACGCTGTTTTATGCGCAAAATGCATTTGGCTATCCGAAAGAAAAAATCCTCGGCACCGGTACGACGCTCGAGACCGCCCGCCTTAGACGGATTTTGGCGGATCGCTACTGCGTCGATCCGAAAAATGTGCACGGCTATATGTTGGGCGAACACGGCAATTCGGCGTTCCCGGCCTGGAGCCTGATCAATGTGGCCGGCATTCCGGCCGAAAAACTGGACGACTATTTTGCTGCGCCGGATAAGCTTGACAAGGAAAAGGTTGGTTCGCAAGTGGTTCAAGTCGCCTATGAAGTCTTGAACAACAAAGGCTGCACCAACTCCGGCATTGCGATGGTCGCCTGCCGGATCGCGCGTGCGGTGCTCTACGACGAAAAGACCGTCTTTCCGGTCTCTACGACGCTTGAGGGCGAATACGGCATCCGCAATGTGGCGCTCAGCCTTCCCTGCGTCGTCGATGCGCGAGGCGTCAGCCGCAGGCTCGAAGTGCCGCTTCAGGCAGAGGAAATTGAACGATTGAAGAGTAGCGCGGCGAATCTCACGCAAGTGTTGCAGTCGGTTGGTCTCGCATAA
- a CDS encoding cation diffusion facilitator family transporter, which produces MHHHEDRRSSGNQSGLLIAALITGGIMFVEFFGGLATNSLALLSDAGHMLSDLLSLALSLFAVWFAAKPPSARNLFGYQRSEILTALFNGLALFIIAVLIGKEAYVRFLEPQAVASEMMMLIAAIGLAANLVSAAVLLRRGDAKNNINVRSAYLHIVGDALGSVGAIVAGLLMYYYQWYLADPIISVIVALIILKGAWRVIKESLHILMEGVPLHLDAKEIENRIATIDGVVAVHELRIWTLTSGVDSLACHLLIEPGEDGQTILRQARTLIKESFQIRYQAIQIETQDCR; this is translated from the coding sequence TTGCATCATCATGAGGACAGGCGGAGCAGCGGCAATCAAAGCGGCTTGCTGATTGCCGCTTTGATCACCGGAGGTATCATGTTCGTCGAATTTTTCGGCGGCCTTGCGACCAACAGTTTGGCGCTGTTATCCGACGCCGGACATATGCTAAGCGATTTACTTTCACTGGCGCTCAGTCTATTTGCCGTTTGGTTTGCGGCCAAGCCGCCGTCGGCGCGCAATCTGTTCGGCTATCAGCGCAGCGAAATATTGACGGCGCTCTTTAATGGACTGGCGTTATTTATCATTGCCGTTCTGATCGGCAAAGAAGCCTATGTACGTTTTCTCGAGCCGCAGGCGGTGGCCAGCGAAATGATGATGCTGATCGCGGCGATCGGTCTGGCGGCCAACCTGGTCAGCGCGGCGGTGCTCTTGCGACGCGGCGATGCAAAGAACAACATCAACGTGCGCAGTGCATACCTGCATATCGTCGGAGACGCATTGGGTTCCGTAGGCGCAATCGTTGCCGGTTTGCTGATGTATTATTATCAATGGTATCTGGCCGATCCCATTATCAGCGTGATCGTGGCGCTGATTATCCTGAAAGGCGCTTGGCGTGTAATCAAAGAGTCGCTGCATATTTTAATGGAAGGCGTGCCGCTTCATCTGGATGCCAAGGAGATTGAAAACAGGATCGCAACGATTGACGGCGTCGTTGCGGTGCATGAACTGCGCATCTGGACGCTGACGTCCGGCGTGGATTCGCTTGCCTGCCACTTGCTGATCGAACCAGGAGAAGACGGGCAAACGATTTTGCGGCAGGCGCGCACCCTGATCAAAGAATCGTTTCAGATCCGTTATCAGGCGATCCAAATCGAAACGCAGGACTGCCGCTGA
- a CDS encoding hemerythrin domain-containing protein → MGLLEWRKEYVLGIESIDEEHERLFKEVSALARALLNDPKEKTLNSIPAEMASDLLQKIKEHYQHEESWMQEKEFPDYEEHRREHERSLTELTTVLQEQAENRLCGIVLAQVVEKLDRHVLEFDKKLGEYNAYKDKII, encoded by the coding sequence ATGGGGCTCTTAGAGTGGCGAAAAGAGTACGTGCTTGGCATCGAATCGATCGATGAAGAGCATGAACGCTTGTTTAAAGAAGTTTCGGCGTTGGCAAGAGCGCTGTTGAACGACCCCAAAGAAAAAACGCTGAACAGCATTCCGGCCGAAATGGCGAGCGACTTGCTGCAAAAAATTAAAGAACATTACCAACATGAGGAAAGCTGGATGCAGGAGAAGGAGTTTCCTGATTATGAAGAGCACCGGCGTGAACACGAACGTTCGCTGACGGAGCTGACAACGGTACTGCAGGAGCAAGCGGAAAACCGGCTTTGCGGCATCGTCTTGGCGCAAGTGGTGGAAAAATTGGATCGCCATGTTTTGGAGTTTGACAAAAAATTAGGCGAATATAATGCATACAAAGATAAGATAATATAA
- a CDS encoding MarR family transcriptional regulator, with protein MNKKSKQYSEANQMNLRVVVGLYRSYFRLNRNTQKLMAAYGLTVAQFGVLEALYHLGDLKIGEIIEKTLSTSGNMTVVIKNLEQDGWVSRRSDPEDRRACFVCITERGQALLEEIFPVHLTDLDKTLENLAAAEKEQLSMLLKKLNGV; from the coding sequence ATGAACAAGAAAAGCAAACAATATAGCGAAGCCAACCAAATGAATTTGCGCGTTGTGGTGGGACTTTACCGTTCGTACTTTCGCTTGAATCGCAACACGCAAAAACTGATGGCCGCTTACGGCTTGACGGTGGCGCAGTTTGGCGTACTGGAAGCGCTCTACCATCTGGGCGATCTGAAGATCGGCGAGATCATTGAAAAGACGTTGTCGACCAGCGGCAATATGACGGTGGTTATAAAAAACCTCGAACAAGACGGCTGGGTTAGTCGGCGTAGCGATCCGGAAGATCGCAGAGCTTGTTTCGTTTGCATCACGGAACGCGGACAGGCATTACTTGAAGAAATTTTCCCGGTTCATCTTACGGATCTTGATAAGACGTTGGAAAATTTGGCTGCTGCTGAAAAGGAGCAACTCAGCATGCTGCTGAAAAAGTTGAACGGCGTGTAA